The Pan troglodytes isolate AG18354 chromosome 1, NHGRI_mPanTro3-v2.0_pri, whole genome shotgun sequence genome includes a region encoding these proteins:
- the CDKN2C gene encoding cyclin-dependent kinase 4 inhibitor C, with protein sequence MAEPWGNELASAAARGDLEQLTSLLQNNVNVNAQNGFGRTALQVMKLGNPEIARRLLLRGANPDLKDRTGFAVIHDAARAGFLDTLQTLLEFQADVNIEDNEGNLPLHLAAKEGHLRVVEFLVKHTASNVGHRNHKGDTACDLARLYGRNEVVSLMQANGAGGATNLQ encoded by the exons ATGGCCGAGCCTTGGGGGAACGAGTTGGCGTCCGCAGCTGCCAGGGGGGACCTAGAGCAACTTACTAGTTTGTTGCAAAATAATGTAAACGTCAATGCACAAAATGGATTTGGAAGGACTGCGCTGCAG GTTATGAAACTTGGAAATCCCGAGATTGCCAGGAGACTGCTACTTAGAGGTGCTAATCCCGATTTGAAAGACCGAACTGGTTTCGCTGTCATTCATGATGCGGCCAGAGCAGGTTTCCTGGACACTTTACAGACTTTGCTGGAGTTTCAAGCTGATGTTAACATCGAGGATAATGAAGGGAACCTGCCCTTGCACTTGGCTGCCAAAGAAGGCCACCTCCGGGTGGTGGAGTTCCTGGTGAAGCACACGGCCAGCAATGTGGGGCATCGGAACCATAAGGGGGACACCGCCTGTGATTTGGCCAGGCTCTATGGGAGGAATGAGGTTGTTAGCCTGATGCAGGCAAACGGGGCTGGGGGAGCCACAAATCTTCAATAA